GGACCACCCGCGGCTGGGGCGTGGTGGATGTGAATTACGGGGGCTCCACTGGGTTCGGGCGGGATTACCGCGAACGACTCAACGGTGAATGGGGCGTGGTGGATGTGCAGGACTGCGCCGCGGCGGCGCAAGCCGTGATCGCCAGCGGACGCGCCCACCCGCAGCGGGTGGCCATCGAAGGGGGCAGCGCCGGCGGCTTCACAACCCTGGCCTGCCTCTGCTTCACGGATGTCTTTCAGGTGGGGGCCTGCCGTTATGCGGTCAGCGACCTCATGGCGCTGGCCTCTGAAACCCATCGCTTCGAGGCCCGCTATCTCGACGGTCTGGTAGGCGCATGGCCCCAGGAACGCGCTCGTTATCAGGAGCGTTCACCCCTGCACCATGCCGACCGCATCCGCTGTCCGGTGATCTTTTTCCAGGGTCTGCAGGACAAGGTGGTGGTGCCGGAGCAAACGGAGCGGATGGCAGCGGCCCTACGCAGCAACGGGGTTCCCGTGGAGGTGCGCACCTACGCCGAAGAAGGGCATGGCTTCCGAGACAGTGCCGTGCAGGTGGATGTGCTCGAGGCAACGGAAGCCTTCTTCCGCCATCACCTCAGGCTCGATCAACCTGAAGGGATGACCTAAGGCAAAGCCTGCAGATCTTTAGCGGGCTCGTAGGCACAAACCTGATCCTGCTCAGGAACCCTGGCCGTCAACAAATAGTCGGTGACAGCGCTCTCCACACAATTCGACTGAGCGTTGAGATAGATGCCGTGTTCATTCCCGACAACCTGCAACGTCCTCATTGAAGGGAACGCTCGGGCCATCTCCGTCGACCATTGCCAGGGAGTTGCCCCATCCCAGCTCGATCCAGTGATCAATCCGGAAACATTGAGGCCATTGAATGGAGCACGTGGAATGGACGCGCTGGCCGGCAGCTCCTCATAGCCACTGCAGATGGCAAGAAAATTCACAGCCAGCGATCCCCCGTAAACAGGAGCGCGACGCGTCAGTTCCGACAGACCACGGCGTTGAGATTGCATGTCAGGACGCTGCGGAAAGTCCTGACAGACAACAGCAGCGAATCCTGCTGCAGCGTTCCCATCCACGGGCTCACTCCGAAAAACAGGTTGCTGAAGATCCGCCAGCGCTTCCGCCCGTTGCGTTCCGCTGCTGAACAGGGCCTGATCCACGGTCACGATCAGCGTGCGTCCATAACTTCCTGCCAAGCGTGAAATTGGGAGGAACTGAATGAGGCGATCCAAAAAATCCCAGCGCGTGTAAATCGAGCCATCGGGCAGCCGCAACGACTGGCGCTCGAGCGACTTCAACGCGCGATGAAATTTGAACGACAGGTCTGGGTTGGACTGCAAGAAAAAACGGAGACTGTCATCCGGGGCGAGACTGGACTGACTCAGGCCGACTAAATCCAGCCAAGGGCTCACGTTGCCATCAAGCACAAGAGCTCTGACCCGGTTTGGGAACAGCGCGGCATAGGTCGAGCCGATGACGGTTCCGTAGGAAACACCCCAGAACGTGAGTGTCGGGTCACCGACCGATGCCCGCAAGGCTTCAAGGTCATGGACTGTCTCCACAGTCCCCATGCCCTGAATGAGCTCCCGATGTCTCACGATGCAGTCCCGGTTGGCCTCAGCCAACTGCTGCTGTCGGGTCATCAGCACCTGATCCCAGGTGACCCTGCCAATGGCCGGTCGCTGGGGCATGCCCACCGAGCAATTCTCAAGTGCGGGCGAAGACTGACCAATGCCACGCGGGTCCCAGGTGATGAAATCAAACGAGCGACGGATGGCATCAGGTAGCAACAGCCCTTTCCAGGCACTGCCGTGGCCCGATTGTCCGGGGCCTCCGGGATTGAAAAACAACGTTCCAATTTTCTGATCAGCAGGCCCGGTAGCCGGCAACCGGAACACAGCCAGGTCAACCTGAGGCCCGTTTGGATTCCTATGGCGAAGCGGTCGCTTCAAGGTGGAGCAATCAAAGCCCTGCTTGGCAAGCCTCTCCAGCCGACATGGCCCCCACTGCAACCCCTCCACATCGCCTGCTACTGCCTGAACAGACGATGTCAATCCCGCCAACACAAGCAACGGGAGTAAATCCTGCAGAGTCCGCATGTGCACTCTGTTCAGCAGCATCCCCGTCAACCTTCTCTCAACAGTGGTTAGCAGGAATCAATCACTGGGACAGTCCATGCGACTGGCCGTAATGGAGTCCACGGAACTGGGCATGAACCGCCTCCATCTGTTCCGAGCTCAGCAAAGGCGGTTCCCCGAGCTGAAGAGCCTGCAGGTACATCCGAGCCAAAGTCTCCACCTCCACTGCGATGCTCAAGGCCTGATCAAGGCTTTCACCGGCAGTCACAAGACCATGCCTGGCCAAGAGGCAGGCCTTCCGATCGGCCATTGCCTCCACCGTGAACCGCGAGAGATCCTTCGTACCGAAGGTGGCGTAGGGCGCACAGCGGATGTCGTCGCCGCCGGCAACCGCAGTCATGTAGTGGAACGGGGGAATGCCCCGATCGTGACAGGCAAGCGCAGTTCCATGGATCGGATGGCAATGCAACACCGCCTGAAGCTCTGGCCGAGCCGCAAGCACATCCGCGTGCAGGCGCCATTCGGACGAAGGGCGCCGACGACTCTCGGCCGAAAGCGATCCATTGAAATCGATCGCCACCAAATCATCAGACTCCATCTGCTCGTAAGGCAACGAGCTGGGTGTGATCAGCAAGCCACCGGGAATGCGGGCGGAAAGATTGCCGGAGGTGCCCTGGTTAAGCCCCGAGGCATTCATACGCCTTGCCAACACCACCATCTGCTCACGCAGCGCCTGTTCAGGCATTCGCATACAACCTTCTAAGGCCGGCCTCACTGGCCTCTGCTAAACCCCGTTCCGTGATGAGGCCAGTCACAAGACGGGCTGGGGTGACGTCAAAGGCGGGATTAAACCCCTTGCTGCCATCGGGTGTGAGCTGAACACGGGTGACGCCTCCGTCAGTGCCGCTCCCCTGGATGTGGGTCACCTCCTCAGCAGACCGAGCTTCAATCGGGATGTCAGCCACACCGTCATCCAAGCTCCAGTCGATCGTGGAAGCGGGCAGTGCCACGTAAAACGGCACACCGTTGTCGTGGGCGGCCAGGGCCTTGAGGTAAGTGCCGATCTTGTTGCAGACATCGCCGCGGCGCGTGGTGCGGTCGGTGCCGACGATCACCGCATCCACCTCACCGTGCTGCATCAGATGGCCACCGGCGTTGTCGACGATCACCGTATGCGGCACCCCTTCCCGCCCCAGCTCATAGGCGGTGAGTGAAGCTCCCTGGTTGCGAGGACGGGTCTCATCCACCCACACGTGGATGTTGAGCCCGGCGCGATGGGCCTTGTAGATGGGAGCCAGAGCAGTGCCCCAGTCCACGGTGGCCAGCCAGCCAGCGTTGCAGTGGGTCAGAACATTGAAGGGTTGGTCTTTGCGTTCAGGAGGACGGGCTTCCGCAAGCCGCTGGACAATCTCAAGGCCGTGATCGCCAATGGCCGCACACATCGCCACGTCCTCCTCGGCGATCAGACCCGCCTCCTGCCTGGCGGCGCCAGCCCGTTGCTCCGGCGGCAGGAGACGCACCCGATCGCGCACGCGCTCCAGGGCCCAGCGCAGATTCACCGCTGTGGGTCTGGTGGCGTTGAGCTGGTCAAAAGCCGCTGTCAGTGCAGCATC
The sequence above is a segment of the Synechococcus sp. PROS-7-1 genome. Coding sequences within it:
- a CDS encoding alpha/beta fold hydrolase, producing the protein MLLNRVHMRTLQDLLPLLVLAGLTSSVQAVAGDVEGLQWGPCRLERLAKQGFDCSTLKRPLRHRNPNGPQVDLAVFRLPATGPADQKIGTLFFNPGGPGQSGHGSAWKGLLLPDAIRRSFDFITWDPRGIGQSSPALENCSVGMPQRPAIGRVTWDQVLMTRQQQLAEANRDCIVRHRELIQGMGTVETVHDLEALRASVGDPTLTFWGVSYGTVIGSTYAALFPNRVRALVLDGNVSPWLDLVGLSQSSLAPDDSLRFFLQSNPDLSFKFHRALKSLERQSLRLPDGSIYTRWDFLDRLIQFLPISRLAGSYGRTLIVTVDQALFSSGTQRAEALADLQQPVFRSEPVDGNAAAGFAAVVCQDFPQRPDMQSQRRGLSELTRRAPVYGGSLAVNFLAICSGYEELPASASIPRAPFNGLNVSGLITGSSWDGATPWQWSTEMARAFPSMRTLQVVGNEHGIYLNAQSNCVESAVTDYLLTARVPEQDQVCAYEPAKDLQALP
- a CDS encoding class II aldolase/adducin family protein, with product MPEQALREQMVVLARRMNASGLNQGTSGNLSARIPGGLLITPSSLPYEQMESDDLVAIDFNGSLSAESRRRPSSEWRLHADVLAARPELQAVLHCHPIHGTALACHDRGIPPFHYMTAVAGGDDIRCAPYATFGTKDLSRFTVEAMADRKACLLARHGLVTAGESLDQALSIAVEVETLARMYLQALQLGEPPLLSSEQMEAVHAQFRGLHYGQSHGLSQ
- the mtnA gene encoding S-methyl-5-thioribose-1-phosphate isomerase; the protein is MNIDGQAWRTIGLEPGGRSVWVIDQTQLPHQFRTLTLRTCAEAAEAIRTMVVRGAPLIGVTGAYGLMLALQDDPADAALTAAFDQLNATRPTAVNLRWALERVRDRVRLLPPEQRAGAARQEAGLIAEEDVAMCAAIGDHGLEIVQRLAEARPPERKDQPFNVLTHCNAGWLATVDWGTALAPIYKAHRAGLNIHVWVDETRPRNQGASLTAYELGREGVPHTVIVDNAGGHLMQHGEVDAVIVGTDRTTRRGDVCNKIGTYLKALAAHDNGVPFYVALPASTIDWSLDDGVADIPIEARSAEEVTHIQGSGTDGGVTRVQLTPDGSKGFNPAFDVTPARLVTGLITERGLAEASEAGLRRLYANA